A genomic region of Dictyoglomus sp. NZ13-RE01 contains the following coding sequences:
- a CDS encoding VWA domain-containing protein, with amino-acid sequence MIGFSRAIFLILSLIIIYLIRKFPTRKAILRSIQIFLLVLALSGLQFFSSLSQINVVFLLDQSLSVSPEEKENVLNFINNSLRYKGENDKVGLITFAGDVNIEEDLKEKPNLNKISGVETPYFTNIENALLSAISLKGKQEPLRIIIASDLQENVGNVEKLLNKMKNEKIQVDVYPLKTKQYKELILMKLQTPKIIDTGQVFPVEVYVKSFGIKEGTLEIEWENKKYTYQLKDLREDNFFSFNLKSTSSGLKDVSVRIKSAEDTYLENNTAISFVYVQGKPKILYLIGEDFQPLFSNALRLQGWDLIYDKYPYITLENDLSNYQLIILDNIPANKLTWNKMNNIRRFVVEKGGTLLILGGDKSLSAGDYQQTPLEEILPVTLKPEQLLKRSNVSLVLIIDASGSMGALSGGEPKIELAKESAQLVVDFLNDEDYFGLIAFDHSYQWIVPLQRLTNKEKVAELISRIEAGGGTAMYPPLKSAGEELIKIPNQNKHIIAITDGQTEGGDFYGISRWLAKNKITISTIGIGEDVNTNLLKNIAEWGNGRYYYAWDLRSLPQLLLSETKALLRSNIIEKNFTPKVNRPEFLNIQNLPPLSGYVLTSAKYPYPVLISDPTGDPILAFGQFGLGQVYVFTSALKSYWGKDWLKWKDLGRFWSELLRRSIPHYISNIHVDVVQEEENGVINLRTADAQGNYINYAEIKFIITDPKGKEIQGVMEQKGPGFYQGKFPINSLGKYQITLWENNNNIAKILWYTTNTNEFIPKTFNEDLAYLLTSTTNGKIIKEPKDVFRSWNFKSEEPKPLDIPLILCSMVLFLLELFFRKWRSIREMVMEKINTFKRQQGEEWYDSVQEKILNEWRNKPYPSMLETASLEMRARLYIAHLKAQEKKKK; translated from the coding sequence ATGATAGGTTTTAGTAGAGCAATATTTCTCATACTATCCTTAATAATAATTTATTTGATTAGAAAATTTCCAACAAGGAAAGCTATTCTTCGAAGTATACAAATATTTTTGCTTGTCTTAGCACTCTCTGGTCTTCAATTTTTCTCCTCTCTTTCCCAAATAAATGTAGTATTCTTATTAGATCAATCTCTAAGTGTTTCTCCTGAAGAAAAGGAGAATGTTTTAAATTTTATAAATAATTCTCTAAGATATAAGGGTGAAAATGATAAAGTAGGTTTAATAACCTTCGCAGGAGATGTAAATATAGAAGAGGATCTAAAGGAAAAACCAAATCTAAATAAAATTTCAGGAGTCGAGACGCCATACTTCACAAATATTGAAAATGCCCTTTTATCCGCCATATCTTTAAAAGGAAAACAAGAGCCTTTAAGAATTATTATAGCCAGCGATCTACAGGAAAATGTAGGGAACGTAGAAAAATTGTTAAATAAAATGAAAAATGAAAAAATACAGGTAGATGTTTATCCACTAAAGACAAAACAGTACAAAGAGTTAATTCTCATGAAACTTCAAACCCCTAAAATAATAGACACTGGACAGGTCTTTCCAGTGGAAGTATATGTTAAAAGCTTTGGGATAAAGGAGGGAACTTTAGAAATAGAATGGGAAAATAAAAAATATACATACCAACTTAAAGATTTAAGGGAGGATAACTTTTTCTCTTTCAATCTAAAGTCTACAAGTTCTGGATTAAAAGATGTAAGTGTTAGAATAAAGTCAGCTGAAGATACCTACTTAGAAAATAATACTGCTATAAGCTTTGTATATGTTCAAGGGAAACCTAAAATTTTATACTTAATTGGGGAAGATTTTCAACCATTGTTCAGTAATGCTTTGAGATTGCAAGGGTGGGACCTTATCTACGACAAATATCCATATATCACCTTAGAAAATGACCTTTCCAATTACCAACTTATAATATTAGATAATATTCCTGCAAATAAATTAACATGGAATAAAATGAACAACATTAGAAGATTTGTTGTTGAAAAGGGCGGAACGCTTCTTATCTTGGGAGGAGATAAAAGCTTATCTGCTGGAGATTATCAACAAACGCCTCTGGAAGAGATTCTACCTGTAACACTAAAACCAGAGCAACTTTTAAAGAGATCAAACGTATCATTAGTTTTAATAATTGATGCATCAGGAAGTATGGGAGCACTTAGTGGAGGAGAACCTAAGATAGAGCTTGCCAAGGAGTCTGCACAATTAGTTGTAGACTTTCTTAATGATGAAGATTATTTTGGTTTAATTGCTTTTGATCACTCCTATCAATGGATAGTCCCATTACAGAGACTAACAAACAAAGAAAAGGTAGCAGAACTTATATCAAGGATTGAGGCTGGTGGAGGTACTGCTATGTATCCTCCTTTAAAATCTGCTGGTGAAGAACTAATTAAAATTCCCAATCAAAATAAACATATTATTGCTATAACAGATGGTCAAACTGAGGGAGGAGATTTTTATGGTATATCTCGTTGGCTTGCAAAAAATAAGATAACCATTTCAACAATCGGAATAGGCGAGGATGTAAATACAAATCTACTTAAAAACATAGCAGAGTGGGGAAACGGAAGATACTATTATGCTTGGGACTTAAGAAGCCTTCCCCAACTACTTCTCTCTGAAACAAAAGCTCTTCTTCGCTCAAATATAATTGAAAAGAATTTTACCCCAAAAGTTAACCGTCCTGAATTTCTAAATATCCAAAATTTACCTCCCCTTTCAGGATATGTATTGACCTCTGCCAAGTATCCTTATCCTGTTTTAATAAGCGATCCTACAGGAGACCCGATTCTTGCTTTTGGACAGTTTGGTTTAGGGCAAGTATATGTATTTACTTCAGCCCTGAAATCATATTGGGGTAAGGATTGGCTAAAATGGAAAGATTTAGGAAGGTTTTGGAGTGAGCTTTTAAGAAGATCTATTCCCCATTACATTTCCAATATTCATGTAGATGTAGTCCAAGAAGAAGAAAATGGGGTAATAAACTTGAGAACTGCAGATGCACAAGGAAACTATATAAACTATGCTGAGATAAAATTTATTATAACTGATCCAAAAGGAAAAGAAATTCAAGGAGTAATGGAACAAAAGGGACCAGGGTTTTATCAAGGCAAATTTCCCATTAACAGTCTTGGGAAATATCAAATTACATTATGGGAGAATAACAACAACATTGCTAAGATTCTTTGGTATACCACGAACACAAATGAATTTATTCCTAAAACCTTCAATGAAGATTTAGCTTATTTATTGACCTCAACTACAAATGGAAAAATTATAAAAGAGCCAAAAGATGTTTTTAGAAGCTGGAATTTTAAATCCGAAGAACCAAAACCCTTAGATATTCCCTTAATCTTATGCTCCATGGTATTATTTCTATTGGAATTATTCTTTAGAAAATGGAGAAGTATAAGGGAAATGGTTATGGAAAAAATAAATACTTTTAAAAGGCAACAAGGCGAAGAATGGTATGATAGTGTCCAAGAGAAAATTCTTAATGAATGGAGAAACAAGCCATATCCTTCTATGTTAGAAACTGCATCCTTAGAAATGAGAGCAAGATTATATATAGCCCATTTGAAAGCACAGGAGAAAAAGAAAAAATGA
- a CDS encoding AAA family ATPase, with the protein MNITLEDFTEITHRIQEEINKVIVGYQDVITYIIIALLCNGHVLLEGVPGLGKTLMVKTLSEVLDLKFSRIQFTPDLMPADITGTNIIVSDEKDRKQFKFQEGPIFTNILLADEINRATPKTQSALLEAMQEGNVTSFGKIYPLPKPFFVLATQNPIEMEGTYPLPEAQMDRFLFKLELSYPKKEELIEIIDRTTNIEMPKVNKVANDTIIEELKKMVRLVPISNIVKDYAIRIVLATQPESDFAPEIVKRYVKYGASPRGAQAIILGAKAFALWEGRSNVSFKDVRRVVIPALKHRIILNFEGEAEGITVDKIINEIINTLPEVGK; encoded by the coding sequence TTGAATATAACATTAGAGGATTTTACAGAAATAACTCATAGGATTCAAGAGGAAATAAATAAAGTGATTGTAGGATATCAAGATGTTATAACCTACATAATAATAGCCTTATTATGTAATGGACATGTTTTATTAGAAGGTGTACCAGGTCTTGGTAAAACTCTAATGGTAAAAACCTTGAGCGAAGTATTAGATTTAAAATTTTCAAGAATTCAATTTACACCTGATCTTATGCCTGCGGATATAACAGGTACAAATATAATAGTATCGGATGAAAAAGATAGAAAACAATTCAAATTCCAAGAAGGTCCAATCTTCACAAATATACTACTTGCAGATGAAATAAATCGTGCAACTCCCAAAACCCAATCTGCCCTTTTGGAAGCCATGCAGGAGGGAAATGTAACTAGCTTTGGCAAAATATATCCCTTACCAAAACCATTCTTTGTGCTCGCAACTCAAAATCCAATTGAAATGGAAGGTACATACCCTCTACCAGAAGCTCAGATGGATAGATTCCTCTTTAAATTGGAATTGAGTTATCCAAAAAAAGAAGAACTAATTGAAATCATAGATAGAACTACTAATATTGAAATGCCAAAAGTTAACAAGGTTGCAAATGATACCATTATAGAAGAATTGAAAAAAATGGTTAGATTAGTCCCTATCTCTAACATTGTCAAGGATTATGCAATAAGGATAGTTCTTGCCACACAACCTGAAAGTGACTTTGCTCCTGAGATTGTTAAAAGATATGTCAAGTATGGAGCAAGCCCAAGAGGAGCACAGGCTATTATTCTTGGAGCAAAAGCCTTTGCCCTATGGGAGGGAAGAAGTAACGTGAGCTTTAAAGATGTAAGAAGGGTAGTAATTCCAGCACTAAAACATAGGATTATTTTAAATTTTGAGGGAGAGGCGGAAGGAATAACCGTAGATAAAATTATCAATGAAATTATTAATACCCTTCCTGAGGTAGGAAAATGA
- a CDS encoding phosphomannomutase → MLDRTIFRMYDIRGIVDKNFTPEVVEIIGKAYAKYIRSKINKEEIKVTVGRDARLSSEELEKALIKGLRTMGINVVDLGLIPTPVLYFSLFRLPVDGGIMITGSHNPPNFNGMKICVGKETIYGDMIQELYNIAVNLNPEEKAKKEGTYETYDILTDYRQYLIEEFSKGPITKLPAGTLKIVLDYGNGCGGLVMPNVLKALGVNAINLFSEPDGRFPNHHPDPTLIETLNILKSKVLEEKADFGVAYDGDADRIGVVDENGDVVYGDKLTYIFGKSILKSNPRGKIIGEVKCSKTLFDGIEKLGGIPILSPVGHSLIKKKLREENALLAGEMSGHIFFNDRYFGFDDALYSTMRLIEIYAEEKLKNPEFRFSNLISELPKMYASPEIRVHCSEERKFQIVKEILPKLKEKYPEIYKDIKKVIDIDGIRIEFSDGWALARASNTEPVIVMRFEAESEDKLNLYSKVFKEIIEG, encoded by the coding sequence ATGTTAGATAGAACAATTTTTAGAATGTATGACATAAGAGGAATAGTTGATAAAAATTTCACTCCTGAAGTTGTAGAGATCATTGGAAAAGCTTATGCTAAATACATTAGAAGTAAGATTAATAAGGAAGAGATAAAAGTTACTGTAGGAAGAGATGCAAGACTAAGTTCAGAGGAGTTAGAAAAAGCTTTGATTAAGGGATTAAGAACAATGGGAATTAATGTTGTGGATTTGGGATTGATTCCTACTCCAGTACTTTATTTTTCTTTATTTAGACTTCCTGTAGATGGTGGTATTATGATTACAGGTAGTCATAATCCACCAAATTTCAATGGGATGAAAATTTGTGTTGGAAAAGAAACTATATACGGTGATATGATCCAGGAGCTGTATAACATAGCAGTAAATTTGAATCCAGAAGAAAAAGCCAAAAAAGAAGGTACCTATGAGACTTATGATATTCTTACTGATTATAGACAGTATTTAATTGAGGAATTTAGTAAAGGTCCAATTACAAAGCTTCCTGCTGGTACTTTGAAGATTGTATTAGACTATGGGAATGGTTGCGGTGGATTGGTAATGCCAAATGTTCTAAAGGCGTTGGGTGTAAATGCCATAAATTTATTTTCAGAACCTGATGGAAGATTTCCAAATCATCATCCTGATCCTACCCTTATTGAGACTTTAAACATTTTAAAGAGCAAAGTCTTGGAAGAAAAAGCGGATTTTGGAGTAGCATATGATGGAGATGCAGATAGAATTGGTGTTGTAGATGAGAATGGGGATGTCGTTTATGGAGATAAGTTAACTTATATATTTGGTAAAAGTATATTAAAGTCTAATCCTCGTGGGAAGATAATTGGAGAGGTGAAATGTTCAAAAACTTTATTTGATGGTATTGAGAAGTTAGGTGGTATTCCTATTTTATCTCCTGTTGGGCATTCTCTTATAAAGAAAAAGTTAAGAGAAGAGAATGCATTGCTTGCGGGAGAAATGAGTGGACATATATTTTTCAATGATAGATATTTTGGCTTTGACGATGCCTTATATTCGACAATGAGATTAATAGAAATATATGCGGAAGAGAAATTGAAAAATCCTGAATTTAGATTTTCCAACCTCATTTCTGAGCTTCCAAAGATGTATGCTTCTCCTGAGATTCGTGTTCATTGTTCTGAAGAGAGAAAATTTCAAATAGTTAAAGAGATTTTACCTAAATTAAAAGAAAAGTATCCAGAAATTTATAAGGATATCAAAAAAGTAATCGATATAGATGGGATAAGAATTGAGTTTTCTGACGGCTGGGCTTTAGCAAGAGCAAGTAATACTGAGCCAGTTATAGTAATGAGGTTTGAGGCTGAAAGTGAGGATAAGTTAAACCTTTATAGTAAGGTGTTTAAGGAGATTATCGAAGGTTAA
- a CDS encoding DUF58 domain-containing protein translates to MSEELDLSILKKLENLKLIAKKIRISGNMGERKSPKVGRGTEFADYRDYNLGDELRYIDWNIYARTEKFLIKLFEEEEDLDIHILLDTSSSMEIGSPSKLFYGKNLALAFAYLGLNSWERIKFCSFNEDLQHFLSLERRKENIFQLFRVLKDIKPKGKTNINKALKTYLDWQKRRGILIIISDFLSPNGFKEGLSLAKFRKFSVYIIQPLAEEEISPFYKGDLLLTDIETGEKWEVFIDDNIRKKYEEEFHRFLDDIERFTQSYNIEYLRTVTYIPIEDLLLRYLRVSGWLT, encoded by the coding sequence ATGAGTGAGGAATTAGATTTATCCATATTAAAAAAACTTGAGAATCTAAAATTAATTGCTAAAAAGATAAGAATCTCAGGAAACATGGGAGAGAGAAAAAGTCCTAAAGTAGGGAGAGGTACTGAATTTGCTGATTACAGAGATTACAATTTAGGAGACGAATTGAGATACATAGATTGGAACATTTATGCCAGAACAGAAAAATTTCTAATAAAATTGTTCGAAGAAGAGGAGGATTTGGATATTCACATACTTTTAGACACATCATCATCTATGGAGATTGGAAGTCCATCTAAACTTTTCTATGGGAAAAATTTGGCACTTGCTTTTGCTTATTTGGGATTAAATTCCTGGGAAAGAATCAAGTTTTGTTCCTTCAATGAAGATTTGCAACACTTTCTCTCCTTAGAGCGCCGAAAAGAAAACATATTTCAACTATTTAGAGTCCTTAAAGATATAAAACCAAAAGGAAAAACAAATATTAATAAAGCTTTAAAAACTTATTTGGATTGGCAAAAAAGAAGAGGCATATTAATTATTATATCTGACTTCTTATCCCCTAATGGATTTAAAGAGGGCTTATCTTTAGCAAAATTTAGAAAGTTTTCTGTTTATATAATACAACCATTAGCAGAAGAGGAAATTTCGCCATTTTATAAAGGGGACTTATTATTAACTGATATAGAAACAGGAGAAAAATGGGAAGTTTTCATTGATGATAACATAAGAAAAAAGTATGAGGAAGAGTTTCATAGATTTTTAGATGACATAGAAAGGTTTACACAAAGTTATAATATCGAATATTTAAGAACAGTCACTTATATTCCTATTGAGGACTTACTACTTAGATATTTAAGAGTGAGTGGATGGTTAACATGA
- a CDS encoding isoleucine--tRNA ligase yields the protein MLKKLPSLINFPQMEEEILHYWKDNDIFKKSLEERKGGPQFNFYEGPPTANGRPHAGHVLARIYKDLFPRYKTMKGYYVPRRAGWDTHGLPVELEVEKELGINSKQEIEKFGVEKFNKLCKESVFKYEKEWRVFTERIGFWIDMDHPYITLSNDYIESVWWLLKQIWEKGLLYRGYKIVPWCPRCETALSDHEVALGYEEVEDPSVYVKFPLLDEEKTYFLAWTTTPWTLISNTALAVNPDEVYVKVKYNDEYYIFAQKRVSEVLGDENYEIVEEYSGRDLERKRYKPLFEFIPIDKPAHYVVLGDFVSLEEGTGIVHIAPAFGQEDFQVGKLYDLPLIQAVDSTGKFIPQVTKWAGVFVKNADPQIIEDLKERNLLFKAEVYKHTYPFCWRCDTPLLYYARASWYIKTTEKKEDLLKNNEKINWYPDYIKSGRFGNWLANNVDWSLSRERYWGTPLPIWICDDCGYEYCVGSFKELGIEIDENFDPHKPYIDKITLKCPKCGGTMHRVPEVIDCWFDSGSMPYAQWHYPFENQEEFKKAFPADFICEGIDQTRGWFYSLLAISTLVSNEPAYKNVLVTELVLDEKGEKMSKHKGNVVDPWTIINKYGADALRWYLITVSPPWIPLRFSIEAVGETLKKFLLTLWNTVSFFSIYGEIDGFNPKEHIVPLEKLTDLSDRWIISRLNSVINKVNTELEKFNATSAGREIQKFVIEDLSNWYVRLNRNRFWKSEKDLDKWSAYTSLYTVIKELAKLLAPFIPFTSEKIYQEIVKSLEDDVPESVHLCYYPEAKESLIDEKLEENMELVRRIVELGRMLRNQANIKIRQPLANLWINSSVKDVKELSEFVNYITKELNIENIWLGEIPEEKKEGIVFAEEDDFELALDTNLTPELLEKGLLRELEHKIQMLRKEAKLDYADRIVLYYEGSEKLKDLIKKFEKELAEEILAVEMIEGEEEGIFKKKININKEELNVGLKKV from the coding sequence TTGCTGAAAAAGTTGCCGTCATTAATAAACTTTCCTCAGATGGAGGAAGAAATTCTACATTATTGGAAGGATAACGACATATTTAAGAAGTCCTTAGAAGAAAGAAAAGGAGGACCACAATTTAATTTCTATGAGGGTCCACCAACAGCTAATGGAAGACCACACGCAGGGCATGTTTTGGCAAGGATATATAAGGACCTATTTCCAAGATACAAAACTATGAAGGGGTACTATGTTCCCAGAAGAGCTGGATGGGATACTCATGGGCTTCCTGTAGAGCTTGAGGTAGAAAAGGAATTAGGTATTAATAGTAAGCAAGAAATAGAAAAATTTGGAGTAGAGAAGTTTAACAAATTATGCAAAGAAAGTGTTTTTAAATACGAAAAGGAATGGAGAGTATTTACAGAAAGAATTGGCTTTTGGATTGATATGGACCATCCTTACATAACATTGAGTAATGATTATATAGAGTCTGTTTGGTGGTTACTAAAACAAATATGGGAGAAGGGGCTCCTTTATAGAGGGTATAAAATTGTTCCATGGTGCCCTCGATGTGAGACCGCTTTATCAGATCACGAGGTGGCTCTTGGTTATGAAGAAGTAGAAGATCCTTCTGTCTATGTTAAATTTCCTCTATTAGATGAAGAGAAAACCTATTTCTTAGCATGGACTACCACCCCATGGACATTAATATCGAATACCGCCTTAGCTGTTAATCCAGATGAAGTGTACGTTAAGGTTAAATATAATGATGAATACTATATATTCGCTCAGAAGAGAGTAAGTGAAGTATTAGGGGATGAAAATTATGAAATTGTTGAAGAGTATAGTGGAAGGGATTTAGAAAGAAAGAGATATAAACCTCTATTTGAATTTATTCCTATAGATAAACCTGCTCATTATGTGGTTTTGGGTGATTTTGTTAGTTTAGAAGAGGGAACAGGTATAGTTCATATTGCTCCTGCATTTGGTCAAGAAGACTTTCAAGTTGGTAAGCTTTATGACTTGCCTCTTATTCAAGCTGTAGATTCTACAGGTAAATTTATACCACAAGTAACTAAATGGGCTGGAGTCTTTGTAAAAAATGCAGATCCTCAAATAATTGAGGATTTAAAAGAGAGAAATCTGTTATTTAAAGCAGAGGTATATAAGCATACATATCCTTTCTGTTGGAGGTGTGATACCCCATTACTTTATTATGCAAGGGCATCTTGGTATATAAAAACAACAGAGAAAAAAGAAGACCTTTTAAAGAATAATGAAAAAATAAATTGGTATCCAGATTATATAAAGAGTGGAAGATTTGGAAATTGGTTAGCGAATAATGTTGATTGGTCTTTGAGCAGAGAGAGGTATTGGGGGACTCCTCTTCCAATATGGATTTGTGATGATTGTGGGTACGAATATTGTGTGGGGAGCTTTAAAGAGTTAGGAATAGAAATAGATGAGAATTTTGATCCTCATAAGCCCTATATTGATAAAATTACTTTAAAGTGTCCAAAATGTGGTGGAACCATGCATAGAGTACCCGAGGTTATTGACTGTTGGTTTGATTCAGGATCTATGCCATATGCTCAATGGCATTATCCCTTCGAAAATCAAGAGGAGTTTAAGAAAGCATTTCCAGCAGATTTCATATGTGAAGGTATAGACCAAACAAGGGGATGGTTTTATAGCTTGCTTGCCATATCAACATTGGTTTCTAATGAACCTGCCTATAAGAATGTTTTAGTTACAGAGCTCGTGTTGGATGAAAAAGGCGAAAAAATGAGTAAACATAAAGGGAATGTAGTAGATCCATGGACTATAATTAATAAATATGGAGCAGATGCGTTAAGGTGGTATCTAATTACCGTAAGTCCACCTTGGATACCATTGAGATTTTCAATTGAAGCTGTTGGAGAAACTCTTAAAAAGTTTTTATTAACACTGTGGAATACTGTATCTTTCTTCTCAATCTATGGTGAAATTGATGGGTTTAATCCTAAGGAACATATAGTTCCATTAGAGAAGTTAACAGATCTTTCAGATCGATGGATAATCTCCAGATTAAATAGTGTTATTAATAAAGTTAATACGGAGTTGGAAAAATTTAATGCAACATCCGCGGGAAGAGAAATTCAAAAGTTTGTAATTGAGGACTTAAGTAATTGGTATGTAAGATTGAATAGAAATAGGTTCTGGAAATCAGAAAAGGATTTAGATAAATGGAGTGCTTATACTTCACTTTATACTGTTATAAAGGAATTGGCAAAATTATTAGCTCCTTTTATTCCATTTACATCAGAAAAGATTTATCAAGAAATAGTTAAGAGTTTAGAAGATGATGTGCCTGAAAGCGTCCATTTATGCTATTATCCAGAAGCAAAAGAAAGCTTAATTGATGAAAAGTTAGAAGAAAATATGGAATTAGTTAGAAGAATTGTAGAGCTTGGTAGGATGCTTAGAAATCAAGCAAATATTAAAATAAGACAACCTCTTGCTAATCTTTGGATTAATTCATCTGTAAAAGATGTCAAAGAATTATCAGAGTTTGTAAATTATATCACAAAAGAATTAAATATAGAGAATATATGGTTGGGAGAAATTCCTGAAGAAAAAAAGGAAGGAATAGTTTTTGCAGAAGAGGATGACTTTGAATTGGCATTGGATACTAATCTAACTCCTGAACTTTTGGAAAAAGGATTGTTAAGAGAGTTGGAGCATAAAATCCAAATGCTAAGAAAAGAGGCAAAATTAGATTATGCAGATAGGATTGTCCTTTATTATGAAGGATCGGAGAAATTAAAGGACTTAATAAAGAAGTTTGAGAAGGAGTTGGCAGAAGAAATATTAGCAGTAGAAATGATTGAAGGAGAAGAAGAAGGAATTTTCAAAAAGAAGATTAATATTAATAAAGAAGAATTAAATGTTGGATTAAAAAAGGTGTAA
- a CDS encoding 23S rRNA (uracil(1939)-C(5))-methyltransferase RlmD codes for MVKVGEEYLIRIEHINNQGQGIGRINGFVVFVNYGLLNELVRVRITIAKKDYAVGKIIEFIEENKNRTNPACRFYYSCGGCHLMHANYSYQLELKKIMVEDAIRRIGKLNASILDVIGMENPYRYRNKAQLPVGKKNGRVLVGLYKPGTHEIVDIDKCLIQHEETDKVIHTVRELVKKFNISVYNEIIHNGLLRHVVVRKSFTFPEMMIILVFREFPNKIRILDLVKFLRSRLKGMTSLYFNINPEKTNVIMGEESILIWGDPYIKDKIGPFIFHISPESFFQVNSIQTGILYNKVLDFIEERKRVIFDAYCGVGTISLFLSQKAEKVYGIEVIPEAVENARKNAERNKVKNVEFICGKSEEVIPELIEKGIIPDVIVVDPPRKGCDEKLLNTIIENKIKEIVYVSCHPSTLARDAKILTDAGYKLVSVQPVDMFPQTFHVESVAKFIFH; via the coding sequence ATGGTAAAAGTAGGTGAAGAGTATTTAATAAGAATAGAACATATAAATAATCAAGGGCAGGGGATAGGTAGAATAAATGGCTTTGTAGTATTTGTAAATTATGGACTATTAAATGAGCTTGTAAGAGTTAGGATAACGATAGCAAAAAAAGATTATGCGGTAGGGAAAATAATTGAATTTATTGAGGAAAATAAGAATAGGACCAACCCTGCCTGTAGATTTTATTATTCCTGTGGTGGATGTCATTTAATGCATGCAAATTATAGCTATCAATTAGAGCTAAAAAAAATCATGGTAGAAGATGCTATAAGAAGAATAGGGAAGCTTAATGCTTCAATTCTTGATGTAATAGGAATGGAAAATCCATATAGATATAGAAATAAAGCTCAACTTCCAGTAGGTAAAAAGAATGGAAGGGTATTGGTGGGACTGTACAAACCTGGAACTCACGAGATAGTGGATATTGATAAATGCCTTATACAGCATGAAGAAACCGATAAGGTTATTCATACTGTAAGGGAACTTGTTAAAAAGTTTAATATAAGTGTTTACAATGAGATTATACACAACGGTTTATTAAGGCATGTGGTTGTGAGAAAATCATTTACTTTTCCTGAAATGATGATTATTCTTGTTTTTAGAGAGTTTCCTAATAAGATCAGAATATTAGATCTTGTTAAATTTCTCAGAAGTAGATTAAAAGGTATGACCTCTTTGTATTTTAATATAAATCCTGAAAAAACAAATGTTATAATGGGTGAAGAAAGTATTTTAATATGGGGTGACCCTTATATAAAAGACAAAATTGGACCCTTTATTTTTCATATATCGCCAGAATCTTTTTTTCAGGTAAACTCTATACAAACAGGCATTTTATACAACAAAGTTTTAGATTTTATAGAGGAGAGAAAAAGAGTAATATTTGATGCTTATTGTGGAGTCGGTACAATATCCCTTTTTTTATCTCAAAAAGCAGAAAAGGTATATGGGATTGAGGTTATTCCTGAGGCTGTTGAAAATGCAAGGAAAAATGCAGAAAGAAATAAAGTAAAAAATGTTGAATTTATTTGCGGTAAATCAGAGGAAGTAATTCCAGAATTAATTGAGAAAGGTATAATTCCAGATGTTATTGTGGTAGACCCTCCAAGAAAAGGTTGTGATGAAAAATTATTGAATACCATAATTGAGAATAAAATAAAAGAAATTGTTTATGTCTCATGTCATCCTTCAACCTTAGCAAGGGATGCAAAGATTTTGACAGATGCTGGATATAAATTAGTTTCGGTACAGCCAGTAGATATGTTTCCTCAGACTTTCCATGTAGAAAGTGTGGCTAAATTTATTTTTCATTAA